The following coding sequences are from one Nicotiana tabacum cultivar K326 chromosome 1, ASM71507v2, whole genome shotgun sequence window:
- the LOC107776962 gene encoding putative purine permease 4: MEFLTQHSQKEHDQDQANYSRELMIIDTKNTTKKSGSRVQMHDQETTNTTSTTKKHYILLLGINYLCLFVGSISSTLLSKFYFNHKGASRWVSTWVQSAGFPFLLLPIYLSFYVFKSTERKPFTGFTPKILSLSILIGFLLGFNNLLFSWGNSYLPVSTNSLVLSSQLAFTLITSVIIVKQKITYANLNCVILLTLSSVLLALGSSHDKPKGLTKSKYLIGFFSTVGAGLLFALYLPLMEKIYKKVYCYSMVVEMQIVMELAATVLATAGMTIDGGFSEMKKESTNVFDLGAKAYWLTVIFNVVTWQLCFMGTAGMVFLTSSLTGGICMTALMAVNVLGGVLVYGDNFSDTKIVSTLLCVWGFSSYLYGMYMKMKEEEKNKESSTEKLISDDQHFVEMT; the protein is encoded by the coding sequence ATGGAGTTCTTAACTCAACACTCACAGAAAGAACATGATCAAGATCAGGCAAATTATTCAAGAGAGCTAATGATCATAGACACAAAAAACACCACCAAAAAAAGTGGTAGTAGAGTCCAAATGCATGACCAAGAAACAACAAACACTACTTCCACCACTAAAAAACATTACATTTTGCTTCTAGGAATTAACTACTTGTGTCTTTTTGTTGGTTCAATCTCATCAACCCTACTCTCAAAATTTTACTTCAATCACAAAGGTGCTAGTCGTTGGGTTTCTACTTGGGTTCAATCTGCtggctttccttttctccttctccctatttatttatctttttatgtttttaaatCCACCGAGAGAAAACCATTTACTGGTTTCACTCCTAAAATTTTGTCACTCTCTATTCTCATTGGTTTTTTATTAGGTTTTAACAACCTTTTATTTTCTTGGGGTAATTCTTATCTTCCCGTTTCGACAAATTCTCTTGTTTTATCTTCACAGTTAGCTTTCACTCTTATAACATCCGTTATTATCGTCAAACAAAAAATCACATACGCAAACCTCAATTGTGTTATTTTGTTAACACTTAGTTCGGTCTTATTAGCCTTAGGTTCAAGCCATGACAAACCAAAAGGTTTGACAAAGTCAAAGTATTTAATAGGATTTTTTTCAACAGTTGGTGCGGGATTATTATTCGCTCTTTATCTCCCATTAATggaaaaaatttataaaaaagtTTATTGTTATTCTATGGTTGTGGAAATGCAAATAGTGATGGAATTAGCAGCTACGGTTTTGGCTACGGCGGGAATGACTATAGACGGTGGATTTTCGGAGATGAAAAAAGAGAGTACAAATGTGTTTGATTTGGGTGCAAAAGCTTACTGGTTAACGGTGATATTTAACGTGGTGACGTGGCAGTTATGTTTTATGGGTACGGCTGGAATGGTGTTCTTGACAAGTTCGTTGACAGGGGGAATTTGCATGACGGCGTTAATGGCCGTTAATGTTTTGGGTGGGGTTTTAGTTTATGGGGATAATTTTAGTGACACTAAAATAGTTTCAACTTTGTTATGTGTATGGGGattttcttcatatttatatGGAATGTATATGAAGATGAAGGAAGAGGAGAAAAACAAAGAGAGTTCTACAGAAAAGTTGATTAGTGATGATCAACATTTCGTGGAAATGACCTAG